The Naumovozyma dairenensis CBS 421 chromosome 1, complete genome genome includes a region encoding these proteins:
- the AIM7 gene encoding Aim7p (similar to Saccharomyces cerevisiae YDR063W; ancestral locus Anc_8.178), translating to MSSSTALYHLSTETKKQIQQFRISTGRIETVKGLSIKIQPKPSYEIVIDDDEQEELDEMTDLSELAEIMPDNSPRFLLLAYPLTTKDGIKQTPLVLIYWKPVTVVSQEWKMLYAGALEMIRSECGTYKLVEVSSGLEDDSDIEELIEQIGNA from the coding sequence ATGTCATCTTCTACCGCATTATATCATTTATCTACAGAAACAAAGAAGCAAATCCAACAATTTCGTATCAGTACGGGGAGAATAGAAACCGTTAAGGGACTTTCCATTAAGATTCAACCGAAACCATCATACGAGATTGtcattgatgatgatgagcaagaagaattagatgaGATGACTGATTTATCTGAATTGGCAGAGATAATGCCTGATAATTCTCCTAGGTTCTTATTACTAGCTTACCCTTTAACTACCAAAGATGGTATTAAACAAACTCCGTTGGTTTTGATATATTGGAAACCAGTTACTGTGGTGTCACAAGAATGGAAAATGTTATATGCTGGAGCATTAGAAATGATCAGAAGTGAATGTGGTACTTATAAGTTGGTGGAAGTATCATCAGGGTTAGAAGACGATTCGGATATTGAAGAGTTGATTGAGCAAATTGGAAATGCTTAA
- the LCB2 gene encoding serine C-palmitoyltransferase LCB2 (similar to Saccharomyces cerevisiae LCB2 (YDR062W); ancestral locus Anc_8.177) — MSTPANYTRVPLCEPEDIPIEVKRENEIGKLTSKKYLHKVKTLHGVPLNKPTIDTPPYYISLLTYLNYLILIILGHIHDFLGVTFQKNKHLDILEHDGLAPWYSNFESFYIRRLKMRIDDCFSRPTTGVPGRFIRCIDRISHNLNEYFTYPGTTSMCLNLSSYNYLGFAQSEGQCTDAALESIDQYGIPSGGPRTQIGTTDLQVRAEKLMAKYIGKEDSMIFSMGYSTNANFFNAFMDSKCLVISDELNHTSIRTGVRLSGAAVRTFKHGDMEGLEKLIREQIVLGQPKTNRPWKKIIICVEGLYSMEGTLCNLPKLVELKKKYKCYLYVDEAHSIGAMGPTGRGVCELFDIDPNEIDILMGTFTKSFGAAGGYIACDKWIIDRLRLDINTASYGEPSPAPVLAQIISSLETIIGKRNPGEGEERLQRIAFNSRYLRLGLQRLGFIVYGTADSPVIPMLLYCPSKMPAFSRMMLQRKIAVVIVAYPATPLIESRVRFCMSASLTKEDIDYLLRHVNEVGEKLNLKLSSGKQSPDGKCQRWDIEDVIEKTPEDCKDDKYFIL; from the coding sequence ATGAGTACGCCTGCTAATTACACTCGTGTTCCACTCTGTGAACCAGAAGATATCCCAATTGAAGTcaaaagagaaaatgaaattggTAAATTAACAAGCaaaaaatatcttcataAAGTGAAAACACTCCATGGTGTCCCACTAAATAAACCAACCATCGATACACCCccatattatatttcattattgacatatttaaattatctAATCCTAATTATCCTTGGTCACATTCACGATTTCTTAGGTGTCACTTTCcagaaaaataaacatttaGATATCTTAGAACATGATGGGTTAGCTCCATGGTattccaattttgaaagtttttACATAAgaagattgaaaatgagAATCGATGATTGTTTCTCAAGACCAACCACAGGTGTCCCCGGTAGATTTATTCGTTGTATTGATAGAATATCTcataatttgaatgaatatTTCACCTATCCAGGTACCACTTCCATGTGTTTGAATTTATCTTCTTATAATTATCTTGGATTCGCTCAAAGTGAAGGTCAATGTACTGACGCTGCTTTGGAAAGTATCGATCAATATGGGATCCCATCTGGGGGTCCAAGAACTCAAATCGGTACTACGGATTTACAAGTAAGagctgaaaaattaatggCAAAATACATTGGTAAAGAAGATTCAATGATTTTCTCAATGGGGTACAGTACTAATgctaatttctttaatgcATTTATGGATTCTAAATGTCTTGTCATTTCAGATGAATTGAATCATACTTCCATTAGAACCGGTGTCAGATTATCTGGTGCTGCTGTGAGAACTTTCAAACATGGTGATATGGAAGGTTTGGAGAAATTAATTAGAGAACAAATTGTACTTGGTCAACCAAAGACTAATCGTCCATGGAAGAAGATTATCATTTGTGTGGAAGGTTTGTATTCCATGGAAGGTACTTTATGTAATTTACCCAAATTGGttgaattgaagaagaaatataaatgTTATTTATACGTTGATGAAGCTCATTCAATTGGTGCTATGGGTCCAACAGGTCGCGGTGTTTGTGAACTTTTCGATATCGATccaaatgaaattgatatcCTAATGGGTACTTTCACCAAGTCATTCGGTGCAGCTGGTGGTTATATTGCTTGTGATAAATGGATTATTGATAGATTAAGATTGGATATAAATACTGCAAGTTATGGTGAACCATCTCCAGCTCCAGTGTTAGCTCaaatcatttcttctttggaaaCTATTATCGGTAAACGTAATCCAGGTGAAGGTGAAGAAAGATTACAACGTATTGCTTTCAATTCTCGTTATTTACGTTTGGGATTACAAAGATTAGGATTCATTGTTTATGGTACTGCTGATTCCCCTGTTATTCCAATGTTATTATACTGTCCATCGAAGATGCCTGCTTTCTCAAGAATGATGTTGCAAAGGAAAATTGCCGTAGTTATTGTTGCTTATCCTGCTACTCCATTGATTGAATCTAGAGTTAGATTCTGTATGTCAGCTTCTTTAACCAAAGAAGATATAGACTATTTACTACGTCATGTTAATGAAGTTGgagaaaaattgaatttgaaattaagtTCTGGCAAGCAAAGTCCCGATGGTAAATGTCAAAGATGGGATATTGAAGATGTTATCGAGAAAACTCCTGAAGATtgtaaagatgataaatactttattttatag
- the NDAI0A03750 gene encoding uncharacterized protein (similar to Saccharomyces cerevisiae YDR061W; ancestral locus Anc_8.176) yields the protein MTAPYIVRITNGIFKESLVKTAKPIFQNPIKNFQINPNEKWILWGPGKVKMMNILSSKYLSETPLSLKYGLTHDPKIETVQFKGAIPTAHLSARYEFYKDEYDQTCKQFILGDSIGSQFVNYKVSTSNRKINMKLYEKLIKELNLVELQDRWAMGLSNGQMRRARLANSLLKEPDLLLVDDPFLGLDPKATSIISKLLSNYNAPTVEHTSSVRGCPVVIGLRYQDPLPSWATHLCCVDEQLGILFQGPIKEVQNKIDQIRKQEQEILKKQILNEENSYTVNDLVAMHPLYGKSKHEVIKMPHTLELKGLNVSYKGEPVLQSLHWEVQPGSKWHIRGDNGSGKSTLLSLITAEHPQSWNSKVVENGIERRSGNANYFDINKKIGMSSPELHAILLKNVGDKLNVLECISTGFHEGPNNFLPMWSKLNENQKKLVDMYISYFGLTSIINKSFKELSVSEQKLILFIRGLIKMPEVLILDEAFSAMEIEPMIQCQEFLEHWPGTVFVVAHVEEETPKCDHYLRLIKPGEYTIGDIDNN from the coding sequence ATGACTGCACCATATATTGTTCGAATAACAAACGGTATATTTAAGGAATCCCTTGTGAAAACAGCCAAAccaatctttcaaaatccAATCAAGAATTTCCAAATCAATCccaatgaaaaatggatCCTTTGGGGGCCCGGTAAagtgaaaatgatgaacaTATTAAGCAGTAAATATCTAAGTGAAActccattatcattaaaatatgGTCTCACGCATGATCCTAAAATTGAAACTGTTCAATTCAAGGGTGCTATCCCTACGGCTCATTTAAGTGCTCGTTATGAATTTTATAAAGACGAATATGATCAAACTTGTAAACAATTCATTCTTGGTGATTCCATTGGATCACAATTCGTTAATTATAAAGTTTCTACTTCAAATAGGAAAATTAATATGAAATTATATGAGAAATTAATTAAGGAGTTAAATTTGGTGGAACTGCAAGATAGATGGGCTATGGGGTTAAGTAATGGACAAATGAGAAGGGCAAGATTAGCTAATAGTTTATTGAAGGAACCTGATTTGTTGTTAGTCGATGATCCATTTTTAGGATTGGATCCTAAGGCAACTAGtattatttcaaaacttCTAAGTAATTATAATGCTCCAACTGTTGAACATACTTCCAGTGTTCGTGGATGTCCCGTGGTAATTGGATTGAGGTACCAAGATCCTTTACCATCATGGGCTACTCATCTTTGTTGTGTTGATGAGCAATTGGGGATTCTTTTCCAAGGTCCTATTAAGGAAgtacaaaataaaattgatcaGATTAGgaaacaagaacaagagaTACTTAAGAAGcaaatattgaatgaagAAAACTCTTACACGGTAAATGACTTAGTAGCGATGCATCCATTGTATGGTAAATCTAAACATGAAGTCATTAAGATGCCTCATACATTAGAATTAAAGGGTCTGAATGTCTCGTATAAAGGTGAACCTGTTTTACAAAGTTTACATTGGGAAGTTCAACCTGGAAGTAAATGGCATATTAGAGGTGATAATGGAAGTGGTAAGTCAACattgttatcattaattaCTGCTGAACATCCACAATCATGGAACTCTAAAGTTGTTGAAAATGGGATTGAAAGGAGAAGTGGGAATGCcaattattttgatataaataaaaagattGGAATGTCATCTCCTGAATTACATGctattttattaaagaatgtGGGAGATAAATTGAATGTTCTTGAATGTATCTCTACGGGATTTCATGAAGGCCCAAACAATTTCTTACCAATGTGGtcaaaattaaatgagaatcaaaagaaattggTGGATATGTATATTAGTTATTTTGGGTTAACATCAATCATCAATAAATCGTTTAAAGAATTGAGTGTCAGTGAACAAAAgttgatattatttattagaGGTTTAATCAAGATGCCAGAAGTATTAATTCTAGATGAAGCTTTTTCTGCCATGGAAATAGAGCCCATGATTCAATGTCAAGAATTTTTAGAACATTGGCCTGGAACTGTCTTCGTTGTTGCACATGTCGAAGAAGAGACACCTAAATGTGACCATTATTTAAGATTGATTAAACCTGGAGAATATACGATTGGTGATATTGacaacaattga